The Euphorbia lathyris chromosome 2, ddEupLath1.1, whole genome shotgun sequence genome includes a window with the following:
- the LOC136220677 gene encoding uncharacterized protein — MDNKWRLCIFIIIMIAAFSRIGIVKGSHGYISGIGDPGMRLDGLRVAIEAWNQCNEVGQEIPHMGSPRMADCFHIDRSTSPVKVIHKVTEKDNRLGFLNNSMGLIKARNVDLYAATKEIYLGKKCQVRRKHKAWQFWMIMLKSGNMDTMAAKCPRDGHKSIPFPPESRFPCFGQGCMNMPLIYHNHTTLQLQTTSLKGSFYGTWDLNKQLASNASSYFNVTWQKKIGKGTWTFHYLLKSSPNYPWLMLYLRSDATRGFSGGYHYLTRGMSRIVPTSPNFKVKFRLEIKQGGGKNSQFYLMDIGSCWKNNGKPCNGDTTTDVTRYSEMILNPETEAWCINDMKSCPPYHTFSNGTRVHRTDKDRFPYGAYHVWCAPGNAQVLEEPINLCDPYSNPQPQEILQILPHPVWGEYGYPTQKGQGWVGNPTTWELDVGRLSQNLYFYQDPGTKPAERHWSSINLGTEVYMDSDAVAEWTVSGFDILIRK; from the exons ATGGATAATAAGTGGAGgctttgtatttttattattattatgatagCAGCGTTTTCCAGAATTGGAATTGTTAAAGGCAGTCATGGTTACATATCAGGTATTGGTGACCCTGGAATGAGATTAGATGGTCTTAGAGTCGCAATTGAAGCTTGGAATCAATGCAATGAAGTTGGCCAAGAAATTCCTCACATGGGAAGTCCTAGGATGGCTGATTGCTTTCATATTGACAGATCGACATCTCCGG TTAAGGTGATTCACAAAGTAACTGAGAAAGACAACAGGCTTGGTTTTCTCAACAATTCAATGGGACTAATAAAGGCCAGAAACGTAGATTTGTACGCCGCAACAAAAGAGATTTATTTAGGGAAAAAATGCCAAGTACGCAGAAAGCATAAGGCCTGGCAATTTTGGATGATCATGCTCAAAAGTGGTAATATGGACACTATGGCTGCTAAATGCCCTAGAGATGGACATAAATCCATACCCTTCCCACCCGAATCAAGATTTCCATGCTTTGGTCAAGGCTGCATGAACATGCCTTTAATTTATCATAACCATACAACTCTCCAACTCCAAACCACCTCTTTAAAGGGAAGTTTTTATGGTACTTGGGATTTAAATAAACAACTTGCTTCTAATGCCTCTTCTTATTTCAATGTAACTTGGCAAAAAAAGATTGGTAAAGGGACTTGGACTTTTCATTATTTGTTAAAGTCATCACCAAATTATCCATGGTTGATGTTATACTTGAGATCAGATGCTACCAGAGGTTTCTCCGGTGGATATCATTACCTCACACGAGGAATGTCAAGAATT GTACCAACTTCGCCAAATTTCAAAGTGAAATTTAGACTAGAAATAAAGCAAGGGGGAGGTAAAAACAGCCAATTTTACCTAATGGACATAGGAAGTTGCTGGAAAAACAATGGAAAACCATGCAATGGAGATACAACTACAGATGTGACTCGTTATAGTGAGATGATATTAAATCCAGAAACTGAAGCATGGTGCATAAATGATATGAAATCATGCCCACCTTATCATACATTTTCAAACGGAACTAGAGTTCATAGGACGGATAAGGACCGGTTCCCATATGGTGCGTATCATGTGTGGTGTGCTCCAGGAAATGCTCAAGTCCTTGAGGAACCAATCAACTTATGTGATCCCTATAGCAACCCTCAACCACAAGAGATTCTGCAAATTCTTCCTCATCCTGTTTGGGGTGAGTATGGTTATCCcacacaaaaaggtcaaggctgGGTTGGGAATCCTACTACTTGGGAACTTGATGTTGGAAGATTATCTCAAAACCTTTATTTTTAccag GATCCAGGCACAAAACCTGCGGAAAGACATTGGTCATCAATCAACTTGGGAACTGAAGTTTATATGGATAGTGATGCAGTAGCAGAATGGACAGTTAGTGGTTTTGATATTCTTATTAGGAAATAA